In Myxococcaceae bacterium JPH2, a single genomic region encodes these proteins:
- a CDS encoding anhydro-N-acetylmuramic acid kinase → MSLRPAAFDPRQPRLCVGVLSGTSVDAAEAALCRVEGTGGDVKLTLLAHESRPFEPELVARVLSPHDAQSLCALDFELGERFAEAVLAVIARAGLAPRDVHVVGSHGQTMAHLPPGMGPIASTLQIGEAAIIAERTGLPVVSDFRPRDMAVGGQGAPLIPYLDWAVFRGRGKVRAFQNIGGIANVSIVSERVEDTLAFDTGPGNMLLDALARRVTGGRCACDVDGTLSARGQVIPALLDELLGHRFLAKPPPRSAGREDFGEALLARVWERHGTRPYDVMATARVFTVEATARAYETYVLPRFPKLDAVYVSGGGSRNPGLMDGLKARLAPVPVERLDVLGFPEAAKEAALFALLAAEHLVGTPANVQSATGARRQVVLGKLTP, encoded by the coding sequence ATGAGCCTCCGTCCCGCCGCGTTCGATCCCCGACAGCCGCGCCTGTGCGTGGGCGTCCTGTCCGGCACCAGCGTGGACGCAGCGGAGGCGGCGCTGTGCCGCGTGGAGGGCACGGGCGGCGACGTGAAGCTCACCCTGCTCGCCCACGAATCCCGCCCCTTCGAGCCGGAGCTGGTGGCGCGCGTGCTCAGTCCTCACGACGCGCAGTCCCTCTGCGCCCTGGACTTCGAGCTGGGTGAGCGCTTCGCCGAAGCCGTCCTCGCCGTCATCGCGCGCGCGGGGCTGGCTCCCCGAGACGTGCACGTCGTCGGCTCGCATGGCCAGACGATGGCGCACCTGCCTCCGGGCATGGGGCCCATCGCCTCCACGCTCCAGATTGGCGAGGCGGCCATCATCGCCGAGCGCACCGGCCTGCCCGTGGTCAGCGACTTCCGCCCACGCGACATGGCCGTGGGCGGCCAGGGTGCGCCCCTCATCCCCTACCTCGACTGGGCCGTGTTCCGCGGCCGGGGCAAGGTGCGCGCCTTCCAGAACATCGGCGGCATCGCGAACGTGAGCATCGTGTCGGAGCGCGTGGAGGACACCCTCGCCTTCGATACCGGGCCGGGCAACATGCTCCTGGACGCGCTGGCACGCCGCGTCACTGGCGGACGCTGTGCCTGTGACGTGGATGGCACCCTGTCCGCGCGCGGCCAGGTCATCCCCGCGCTGCTGGACGAACTCCTCGGCCATCGCTTCCTCGCGAAGCCGCCGCCGCGCAGCGCGGGCCGGGAGGACTTCGGCGAGGCGCTGCTGGCCCGCGTCTGGGAGCGCCACGGCACCCGGCCCTATGACGTCATGGCCACCGCGCGCGTGTTCACCGTGGAGGCGACCGCGCGGGCCTACGAGACGTATGTCCTGCCGCGCTTCCCCAAGCTGGACGCCGTCTACGTGTCGGGGGGCGGAAGCCGGAATCCCGGATTGATGGACGGGCTGAAGGCCCGGCTGGCCCCGGTGCCGGTGGAGCGGCTGGACGTCCTGGGATTTCCAGAGGCCGCCAAGGAAGCGGCTTTGTTCGCCCTGCTGGCGGCCGAGCATCTGGTGGGGACCCCCGCGAATGTCCAGTCGGCAACTGGCGCGAGGCGTCAAGTCGTTCTAGGTAAGCTGACACCGTGA
- a CDS encoding GTP-binding protein — translation MSSVNLMAREVAAKIVFYGPGLSGKTTTLRKVYETVRPAHRGEMMSIATEGDRTLFFDFLPVKVERVGDCSVRLALYTVPGQVFYNATRKLVLQGADGVVFVADSQEEAMDANRESLANLEENLFEHGIRLDRFPLVMQWNKRDLENVLPVDVLRRELNPRGVPDFETAASSGRGVLDTLKTITRLVIKDLRAKRIVPPPRPMPTAPATAGLEAQLTQHLNRQTPPPAPPPVMAATGSVAPLIGPTPVPRVAPVVAMPQPRPEPMPVPVAAPPPAGKLLGPTSALAPGDLFDHARAAEAAFAGGDYSTCVTACTDAVRRAMAFAGEGPLAQQAFLLHVHGADLLRLMGLSTQQHLRVDDAAFALYVLMQVFVRLNAIGLPNAG, via the coding sequence GTGAGCAGCGTGAACCTGATGGCCCGCGAAGTGGCCGCGAAGATCGTCTTCTACGGACCTGGCCTGTCGGGGAAGACGACCACCCTTCGGAAGGTCTACGAGACGGTGCGCCCCGCGCACCGTGGCGAGATGATGTCCATCGCCACCGAGGGCGACCGGACACTCTTCTTCGACTTCCTTCCCGTGAAGGTGGAGCGCGTCGGGGATTGCTCGGTCCGACTCGCGCTGTACACCGTGCCCGGCCAGGTCTTCTACAACGCCACCCGCAAGCTGGTGCTCCAGGGCGCGGATGGCGTCGTGTTCGTGGCGGACTCGCAAGAAGAGGCGATGGACGCCAACCGCGAGTCGCTGGCCAACCTCGAGGAGAACCTCTTCGAGCACGGCATCCGGTTGGATCGCTTCCCCCTGGTCATGCAGTGGAACAAGCGCGACCTGGAGAACGTGCTCCCCGTGGACGTGCTCCGCCGCGAACTCAACCCGCGCGGCGTGCCGGACTTCGAGACGGCCGCGAGCAGCGGGCGCGGCGTGCTCGACACGCTGAAGACCATCACCCGGCTCGTCATCAAGGACCTGCGCGCCAAGCGCATCGTCCCACCGCCGCGCCCCATGCCGACGGCGCCCGCGACCGCGGGCCTGGAAGCCCAGCTCACGCAGCACCTGAACCGTCAGACGCCCCCTCCGGCACCGCCGCCCGTCATGGCCGCGACCGGCAGCGTGGCGCCCCTGATTGGACCCACGCCCGTGCCCCGCGTGGCGCCCGTGGTGGCCATGCCGCAGCCTCGGCCCGAGCCCATGCCCGTCCCTGTCGCGGCGCCTCCGCCCGCGGGCAAGCTCCTCGGCCCCACGAGCGCGCTGGCGCCGGGAGACCTGTTCGACCACGCCCGCGCCGCCGAGGCCGCGTTCGCGGGTGGGGACTACAGCACGTGCGTCACCGCGTGCACGGACGCCGTGCGCCGGGCCATGGCCTTCGCCGGCGAGGGCCCCCTGGCGCAGCAGGCGTTCCTGCTCCATGTGCACGGCGCGGATCTGCTGCGCTTGATGGGCCTGTCCACGCAGCAGCACCTGCGCGTGGATGACGCCGCGTTCGCGCTCTACGTGCTGATGCAGGTCTTCGTGCGGCTCAACGCCATCGGCCTGCCGAACGCGGGCTGA
- a CDS encoding DUF4388 domain-containing protein, which produces MALHGDLFSYPLPEFLQWLDSSRKTGTLQLSWEAGERKLFLLSGQVGATASEGLRGRVARLLALARLASGTRVLSAFDELARTPDVDAAFDAHGVQARWVRDLGREELFGAMTDLTIAGRGTFHWTEDADRTGEDWVPSDVSIRELLFESLRWVDEQPDVDKALPIDALSVRALAPPSPSQPLMHRIILSLCTQPQNLGRLRLSMGVSRSSVARRVHELLRGKLVEVEGAPQVEADPVAEMLEKGAVLMREGQYDAAGIVCHSLLASDPADRRVREFARLVQREHVAALYAEMPPLVVPHMIHDPAAMVLLKQEERQIAGLVNGTWDVSTLVLGSPARELDTLKTLAKLHRMGLLQLTYPR; this is translated from the coding sequence ATGGCCCTCCACGGCGACCTTTTCAGCTATCCGCTTCCTGAGTTTCTTCAATGGCTCGACAGCTCCCGCAAGACGGGCACGCTGCAGCTCTCCTGGGAGGCGGGTGAGCGCAAGCTCTTCCTCCTCTCTGGCCAGGTGGGCGCCACCGCGAGCGAGGGCCTGCGTGGCCGCGTCGCTCGGCTGCTCGCGCTGGCACGGCTGGCCTCGGGCACGCGCGTGCTGTCCGCGTTCGACGAGCTGGCCCGCACGCCGGACGTGGACGCGGCCTTCGATGCGCACGGGGTGCAGGCGCGGTGGGTGCGCGACCTGGGCCGCGAGGAGCTGTTCGGGGCCATGACGGACCTGACCATCGCGGGCCGAGGCACATTCCATTGGACGGAGGACGCGGACCGCACGGGCGAGGACTGGGTGCCCTCGGACGTGAGCATCCGCGAGCTGCTCTTCGAGTCCCTGCGCTGGGTGGATGAACAGCCGGACGTGGACAAGGCGCTCCCCATCGACGCGTTGAGCGTGCGGGCGCTCGCGCCGCCGAGCCCCAGCCAGCCGCTGATGCATCGGATCATCCTGAGCCTGTGCACCCAGCCGCAGAACCTGGGCCGGCTGCGCTTGTCGATGGGCGTCTCGCGCTCGTCCGTGGCGCGCCGGGTCCACGAGCTGCTGCGCGGCAAGCTGGTGGAGGTGGAGGGTGCGCCGCAGGTGGAGGCCGACCCCGTGGCGGAGATGCTGGAGAAGGGCGCGGTGCTGATGCGCGAGGGCCAGTACGACGCCGCGGGCATCGTCTGCCACTCGCTGCTCGCGAGCGACCCCGCGGATCGCCGCGTGCGCGAGTTCGCGCGATTGGTGCAGCGCGAGCACGTGGCGGCGCTCTACGCGGAGATGCCCCCGCTGGTGGTGCCGCACATGATCCACGACCCGGCGGCCATGGTGCTGCTCAAGCAGGAGGAGCGGCAGATCGCCGGGCTCGTGAACGGGACGTGGGACGTGTCCACGCTGGTGCTGGGCAGCCCGGCGCGCGAGCTGGACACGCTCAAGACGCTCGCCAAGCTGCACCGCATGGGGCTGCTGCAGCTCACCTATCCCCGCTAG
- a CDS encoding metalloenzyme, whose amino-acid sequence MRVAVLFIDGVGIGRKDPAFNPLAHREYLLSWFQDAPGPTLPPSGRGVAVDATFGVTGRPQSASNQTAILTGDPAPVLVGSHVLGYPNAALRELMSRRSIVRRLKAAGRSATFANAYPAPYLDLLGIPRRATSAAPERMEVPPAARKVKPSAAKLAFAAGDEPLRTLDDALADDGLTHDITGEQARAYGLHAPERTPEQAAEVFWRIASGADFTFFEHYLADEAGHARDMAAALAALDTFDAFARALVASRPEDARVLVCSDHGNVEDLSTRSHTIHPVPVLYFGPPEPDVETFSTVADVGRAVVRWLGVE is encoded by the coding sequence GTGCGCGTCGCGGTCCTGTTCATCGATGGTGTCGGGATTGGGCGGAAGGATCCGGCCTTCAATCCACTCGCGCACCGCGAATACCTGCTGTCCTGGTTCCAGGACGCGCCCGGCCCCACGCTGCCGCCTTCGGGGCGAGGCGTGGCGGTGGACGCGACCTTCGGCGTGACAGGTCGGCCGCAGTCCGCCTCCAACCAGACGGCCATCCTCACCGGAGACCCCGCGCCCGTGCTCGTCGGGAGCCATGTGCTGGGCTACCCCAACGCGGCGCTTCGGGAGCTGATGTCGCGCCGGTCCATCGTCCGCCGACTCAAGGCCGCGGGGCGCTCCGCCACCTTCGCGAACGCGTATCCCGCGCCCTACCTGGACCTCCTGGGCATTCCTCGCCGCGCCACCTCGGCGGCCCCGGAGCGGATGGAGGTGCCGCCGGCGGCGCGCAAGGTGAAGCCCTCGGCGGCCAAGCTGGCCTTCGCGGCTGGCGACGAGCCCCTGCGCACGCTCGACGACGCGCTCGCGGATGACGGGCTCACCCACGACATCACCGGCGAGCAGGCACGCGCCTACGGACTGCACGCCCCCGAGCGGACACCCGAGCAGGCCGCGGAGGTGTTCTGGCGCATCGCCTCGGGCGCTGACTTCACCTTCTTCGAGCACTACCTCGCGGACGAAGCGGGTCACGCCCGGGACATGGCCGCCGCCCTTGCCGCGTTGGACACCTTCGATGCCTTCGCGCGCGCCCTGGTGGCCTCGCGTCCGGAGGATGCGCGCGTGCTCGTGTGCAGCGACCATGGCAACGTGGAGGACCTGTCCACCCGAAGCCACACGATTCACCCGGTCCCCGTGCTCTACTTCGGCCCTCCCGAGCCCGACGTGGAGACCTTCTCCACGGTCGCGGACGTCGGGCGCGCGGTGGTGCGCTGGCTCGGAGTGGAGTGA
- a CDS encoding nucleotide sugar dehydrogenase: protein MMVGSPLLERIRNRQAKVGVVGLGYVGLPLGMAFAEAGFPVTGLDIDQRKIDKIGKGESYIKHIASEPLAELSRSGRLVATTDFAKARELDCLIICVPTPLTASREPDMSFIVQTGEALGPHVRRGQLFILESTTYPGTTEEVLKPLLEKGGLKAGVDFHLAFSPEREDPGNKNFNTKTIPKIVGGYTAECLEVAHALYSGALQEVVPVSSTRVAELAKLLENIYRCVNIAMVNEMKMLCDRMNVDVWEVIQAASTKPFGFQPFFPGPGLGGHCIPIDPFYLTWKAREYEFHTKFIELAGEVNWHMPYYVVQRTMEALNQNRKVLNGAKVLCLGAAYKKDIDDMRESPSLRVMSLLKEKGADISYHDPFVPELHKGHGFQMELKSVPLLPDALPGYDAVLILTDHSNIDYGMVVQRSQCIIDTRNATRNITKGREKVTKA, encoded by the coding sequence ATGATGGTGGGCAGCCCGTTGCTGGAGCGGATCCGCAACCGGCAGGCGAAGGTGGGCGTGGTGGGGCTGGGGTATGTCGGTCTCCCGCTGGGGATGGCCTTCGCGGAGGCGGGCTTCCCGGTGACGGGGCTCGACATCGACCAGCGCAAGATCGACAAGATCGGCAAGGGCGAGAGCTACATCAAACACATCGCCAGTGAGCCGCTCGCGGAGCTGAGTCGCTCGGGACGACTCGTCGCGACGACGGACTTCGCGAAGGCACGTGAGCTGGACTGTCTCATCATCTGCGTGCCTACGCCGCTGACGGCCTCTCGCGAGCCGGACATGAGCTTCATCGTCCAGACCGGCGAGGCGCTGGGGCCTCACGTGCGTCGGGGTCAGCTCTTCATCCTGGAGTCGACCACGTACCCGGGGACGACCGAAGAGGTCCTCAAGCCCCTCTTGGAGAAGGGCGGTCTCAAGGCGGGCGTGGACTTCCACCTGGCCTTCAGCCCGGAGCGCGAGGACCCGGGCAACAAGAACTTCAACACGAAGACGATTCCGAAGATCGTCGGTGGCTACACGGCGGAGTGCCTGGAGGTGGCCCACGCGCTGTACAGCGGGGCGCTCCAGGAGGTGGTGCCGGTGTCCTCCACGCGCGTGGCGGAGCTGGCCAAGCTGCTGGAGAACATCTACCGCTGCGTGAACATCGCCATGGTCAACGAGATGAAGATGCTCTGCGACCGGATGAACGTGGACGTCTGGGAGGTCATCCAGGCGGCGAGCACCAAGCCGTTCGGCTTCCAGCCGTTCTTCCCGGGGCCGGGGCTCGGCGGGCACTGCATCCCGATTGATCCGTTCTACCTGACGTGGAAGGCGCGCGAGTACGAGTTCCACACGAAGTTCATCGAGCTGGCGGGCGAGGTGAACTGGCACATGCCGTACTACGTGGTGCAGCGCACGATGGAGGCGCTCAACCAGAACCGGAAGGTGCTCAACGGCGCGAAGGTGCTGTGCCTGGGCGCGGCGTACAAGAAGGACATCGACGACATGCGCGAGAGCCCGAGCCTGCGCGTCATGTCACTGCTCAAGGAGAAGGGCGCGGACATCAGCTACCACGACCCGTTCGTCCCCGAGCTGCACAAGGGCCACGGCTTCCAGATGGAGCTGAAGTCCGTGCCGCTGCTGCCGGATGCGCTGCCGGGCTACGACGCGGTCCTCATCCTCACGGACCACTCGAACATCGACTACGGCATGGTGGTGCAGCGCTCGCAGTGCATCATCGACACGCGCAACGCCACGCGGAACATCACCAAGGGCCGTGAGAAGGTGACGAAGGCGTAG
- a CDS encoding alginate lyase family protein, translated as MSTLGHYAAIARMAPGALARSAVRRVQGAARHALYQRHSPPDEAQLLEAFGANHADELAALALGPRGLRVWCDVTQRSSVREAVAAIPGARERARARADQALRQEWDVFGTRVAFGEGRPVDWSLDPVSGHRYPLTPVERMAHHATGRDPKYPWVLGRLDSLVALAQGAWLDESGPARARLASAFVAQTLDFLQANPVGQGVHWLSAMEVSLRAANLAQALVMFADAPEVRRAEFLVPVLGALSEHTAWVEAHLEDQGAVPNNHLVANHVGLLVVGLLFPELPGALRQAALAVGGLRAQMEAQVHPEGTSFEGSVPYHRLAVELFTLAYVVARGMGVSLGHTYESRLCRMFVVAHAWTSEAGLAPQVGDNDSGRALAVSTRGDCEQGYLSSLGAALWKDAGLGGGSVADEVAWLLGSAGLERQAAQPSLPSPVSVSLPQGGVHILRGAGAVVTVCAGRQGQAGVGGHSHNDKLSFELHLNGRPVIVDPGTGTYTRDPALRNVMRGTAAHNTLQVDGAEQAPLDPARLFALTGDARARVVTFQPAATHDRLVVRHDGYRVLPSPVGIERTFVLDRHARALVVSDRLVGTGWHDVVGRLHLPDAQARWVEAGADVLARARLAREGPAEFEPLVAELGPSQAPLAWVLLQRGLTAELAPSRFSPGYGRVQSACAVEFRRGVTPPVCLRWVVVFQ; from the coding sequence ATGAGCACTCTGGGACATTACGCGGCCATCGCGCGCATGGCACCGGGGGCGCTCGCGCGCAGCGCGGTGCGACGGGTGCAAGGCGCCGCGCGACACGCGCTCTATCAACGCCACTCACCTCCCGATGAGGCCCAGCTCCTGGAGGCGTTCGGCGCGAACCACGCGGACGAGCTCGCGGCGCTGGCGTTGGGGCCTCGCGGCTTGCGCGTCTGGTGTGACGTGACGCAGCGGTCCTCGGTGCGTGAGGCCGTGGCGGCCATCCCCGGTGCCCGCGAGCGTGCGAGGGCACGCGCGGATCAGGCGCTGCGACAGGAATGGGATGTCTTTGGGACGCGCGTCGCGTTTGGGGAAGGTCGGCCGGTGGACTGGTCGCTGGATCCGGTGAGCGGCCATCGCTATCCGCTGACGCCCGTGGAGCGCATGGCGCACCACGCGACGGGGAGAGACCCCAAGTACCCGTGGGTGCTCGGCCGTCTGGACAGCCTGGTGGCGCTGGCGCAGGGCGCGTGGCTGGATGAGTCCGGGCCGGCGCGAGCCAGACTCGCGAGCGCGTTCGTCGCGCAGACGCTCGACTTCCTCCAGGCCAATCCGGTGGGGCAGGGCGTCCACTGGTTGAGCGCGATGGAAGTCTCCCTGCGCGCCGCCAACCTCGCGCAGGCGCTGGTGATGTTCGCGGACGCGCCGGAGGTCCGTCGCGCCGAGTTCCTCGTGCCCGTGTTGGGCGCGCTGTCTGAGCACACCGCGTGGGTCGAGGCGCATCTCGAGGACCAGGGCGCGGTGCCCAACAACCATCTGGTGGCCAACCACGTGGGGCTGCTCGTGGTGGGGCTGTTGTTTCCCGAGCTGCCGGGCGCGCTCCGCCAGGCAGCGCTCGCGGTGGGTGGGCTGCGTGCGCAGATGGAGGCGCAGGTCCATCCCGAGGGCACGTCCTTCGAGGGCTCGGTGCCCTATCACCGGCTCGCGGTGGAGTTGTTCACCCTGGCCTATGTGGTGGCGCGTGGCATGGGCGTGTCCCTGGGGCACACCTACGAGTCCCGGCTGTGTCGCATGTTCGTCGTCGCGCACGCGTGGACCTCGGAGGCGGGCCTCGCGCCGCAGGTGGGAGACAACGACTCGGGCCGCGCGCTCGCGGTGAGCACGCGCGGAGATTGTGAACAGGGCTACCTGTCCTCGCTGGGCGCGGCGCTGTGGAAGGACGCGGGCCTGGGCGGAGGGTCCGTGGCGGACGAGGTGGCGTGGCTGCTCGGCAGCGCGGGCCTGGAGCGTCAGGCGGCGCAGCCCTCGTTGCCGTCGCCTGTCTCGGTGAGCTTGCCGCAAGGTGGCGTTCACATCTTGCGCGGCGCGGGGGCCGTGGTCACCGTCTGCGCCGGTCGGCAGGGTCAGGCCGGCGTGGGGGGGCACAGCCACAACGACAAGCTTTCCTTCGAACTCCACTTGAACGGTCGCCCCGTCATCGTGGATCCCGGCACCGGCACGTACACGCGAGACCCCGCGCTCCGCAATGTCATGCGCGGCACGGCGGCCCACAACACGCTCCAAGTCGACGGCGCCGAGCAGGCCCCGTTGGATCCCGCCCGACTCTTCGCGCTGACCGGCGACGCGCGGGCGCGGGTGGTGACGTTCCAGCCCGCGGCCACGCATGACCGGCTCGTGGTCCGGCATGACGGCTACCGCGTGTTGCCGTCGCCCGTGGGCATCGAGCGGACGTTCGTCCTGGATCGCCACGCGCGCGCGCTGGTCGTGTCGGACCGGTTGGTGGGGACAGGCTGGCACGACGTGGTGGGGCGGCTGCATTTGCCCGATGCGCAAGCGCGTTGGGTGGAGGCTGGTGCGGACGTGCTCGCGCGGGCGCGGCTGGCTCGGGAAGGGCCCGCGGAGTTCGAGCCCCTCGTGGCGGAGCTGGGCCCCTCGCAGGCGCCGCTCGCGTGGGTGCTGCTGCAGCGAGGACTGACGGCGGAGCTTGCCCCGTCCCGGTTCTCACCGGGCTACGGGCGCGTGCAGTCCGCGTGCGCCGTGGAGTTCCGGAGGGGTGTGACGCCTCCGGTGTGTCTGAGGTGGGTGGTCGTTTTCCAGTGA
- a CDS encoding histidine kinase: MPIPVVVLAGAWRGERGEDEFAAEVDMALTEIAEQALRRGARAGLAALLHEALRLPGTEGAAVYDGTTRVAMVGLPPRPCEGVRQRTSALVVWPEPPGSREQAHLARLVKLGTALLEARAREVAAGARQARMLEQQRRHERDLSRLEQRRSRASHDLRTPLMVMRGYADMMLKEKAGPLTPAMRRYLERLLSVAAEQATLIDQRLAPPRDSVDDLRPLVCEAFATSPRPQRSEFRLRLPPGAPVAVRGPSISVGLLLRALGRSVRGVSVGTVEVTLEAGAEDLPRRLIIRATAQRPLSLRSTARLQQLARHLGGAISLQSEPRLEIILSLPPADPFGPRLGMGPPA; this comes from the coding sequence ATGCCCATTCCTGTCGTCGTGCTCGCGGGTGCGTGGCGTGGGGAGCGCGGTGAAGACGAGTTCGCCGCCGAGGTGGACATGGCACTGACGGAGATCGCGGAGCAGGCCCTGCGCCGTGGAGCACGCGCGGGCCTCGCCGCGTTGCTGCATGAGGCCTTGCGCCTGCCCGGCACGGAGGGCGCGGCTGTCTATGACGGCACCACCCGCGTGGCGATGGTGGGCCTGCCGCCCCGGCCCTGTGAGGGTGTGCGCCAGCGGACCTCGGCCCTGGTGGTGTGGCCGGAGCCGCCGGGTTCTCGCGAACAAGCGCATCTGGCTCGGCTGGTGAAGCTGGGCACCGCGCTGCTGGAGGCCCGCGCGCGCGAGGTCGCGGCCGGGGCTCGACAGGCTCGGATGTTGGAGCAGCAGCGGCGGCACGAGCGAGACCTGTCCCGACTTGAACAGCGCCGCTCGCGCGCCTCGCATGACCTGCGCACGCCGTTGATGGTCATGCGCGGCTACGCGGACATGATGCTGAAGGAGAAGGCCGGCCCCCTCACCCCCGCGATGCGGCGCTATCTGGAGCGACTGCTGAGCGTGGCGGCCGAGCAGGCCACGCTCATCGACCAACGACTGGCGCCTCCGCGAGACAGCGTGGACGACCTGCGCCCGCTGGTGTGCGAGGCCTTCGCCACATCTCCGCGGCCACAGCGCTCCGAATTCCGCCTGAGACTCCCCCCCGGGGCCCCCGTCGCGGTCCGCGGCCCGAGCATCAGTGTGGGATTGCTCCTGCGCGCGCTCGGTCGGAGCGTGCGAGGTGTGAGCGTGGGCACGGTGGAGGTGACGCTGGAGGCCGGAGCGGAGGACCTGCCTCGCCGCCTCATCATCCGAGCGACAGCGCAACGCCCGCTGTCGCTGCGCTCGACCGCGAGGCTCCAGCAGCTCGCGCGGCACCTGGGCGGAGCCATCTCGCTCCAGTCCGAGCCAAGGCTGGAGATCATCCTGAGCCTGCCCCCGGCAGACCCCTTCGGGCCCCGCCTGGGCATGGGCCCCCCCGCATAG
- a CDS encoding FHA domain-containing protein yields MMTVQELRALSRQLTEVVFCRQVGPFVLVQKPPSPVMAQLAMRMGAAQTTMAKDIPSLERQQVALWLHFDSLRVVTLPPVRGQDVLSVGRLPDCDLVVDDPSVSKRHAQLCWFGPTVGCTVVDLKSSNGTFVNAKEVPSGGEVHVRDGDLLGFGDATFAFLRAPTFYARMQQRATQ; encoded by the coding sequence ATGATGACCGTGCAAGAGCTGCGAGCCCTGAGCCGCCAACTGACGGAGGTCGTCTTCTGCCGCCAGGTGGGGCCCTTCGTACTGGTGCAGAAGCCACCAAGCCCCGTGATGGCCCAGCTCGCGATGCGGATGGGCGCGGCGCAGACGACGATGGCCAAAGACATCCCCAGCCTCGAACGGCAGCAGGTGGCCCTGTGGCTTCACTTCGACTCGTTGCGAGTCGTGACGCTGCCGCCCGTGCGGGGTCAGGACGTGTTGTCGGTGGGCCGACTGCCGGACTGTGACCTGGTGGTGGACGACCCCTCGGTGTCCAAGCGCCATGCCCAGCTCTGCTGGTTCGGTCCCACGGTGGGCTGCACCGTGGTGGACCTCAAGTCGAGCAACGGCACGTTCGTGAACGCCAAGGAGGTCCCCTCGGGCGGAGAGGTCCATGTCCGCGATGGAGACCTCCTGGGCTTCGGCGACGCGACGTTCGCGTTCCTGCGCGCCCCCACCTTCTACGCACGCATGCAGCAGCGCGCGACGCAGTGA